Below is a genomic region from uncultured Desulfovibrio sp..
TATTATCACCAGCGGAGCCTGATTCAAAAATATCTGCAAAGCCTGGCTCCGGGGATGCCACAGAAGACGAATCCGCAGCAGGTTCGCCGGACGCCGCAGTGCCGTGCGGCGCGGTACGCTCCAGCAGCAAAGCTTTCAGCCGCGCCAGATCTCCCCAGTGCCAGAACAGGGCCAGCAAGACCAGGGTTGAAAACAGGGCGGAAAGGCAAAAACGCGCCACTTCCCGCCGGGCCTTCAGGGCCAGGTCTTCATCAGTAATGCGGGGCGAAAGGTACACTTCCACCGACCCCACGGGGCGGCCTTCCATCTTGAGCGGATTCATGCCCTGCACGCTGTTTTCCGCAATTTCATCGTCCCAGGGAATGGGTTCCCACTGGTAGTTGCGCCGCTGCCCTTCCAGCATGCCACGCGGTGTCTGCACCTTGATGGCGTAAATGGATTCATCGGTCATGGCCGCCATAACAATGGTGCGCGCGGTCAGTTCGTCCAGCTCCCAGGCGGGCAGGGAAAGCAGCGCCGCCAGTTGCGCTGCGGTACGTCCGGCCTCGCTGCCAAGGCGGTTTTCCGCCTCCTGCCTGTCCTCATTGACATTCCAGACGCCAAGCAGCAGGAACAGCAGCAAGGCCGCCCCCCATGCAGCCAGGGCAAGTCTGCGTCGCAGAACGTGAGAGATATTGGGCATATGCTTTGCCGCGAGAGCCACGCCCCCGCGCTCCTTACTGTTGGTGTGGTCTGCCATGCAGACGGTGCGCCAGTGCGCTGGCAGCCGCAAGGGCATCAGCATCGCGCAGAACAAACAGACAAACAGCCCAGGCCGTTGCGCCGCCAGTAATGGCAAGGGCAAGCCCCAACCAGATGCCGCGCCCGTGCAGCAGTTCCAGCAATTGCCACGCGGCAAGGGCCGTGGCCGCAGCAGCGGCACATTGACGCAGTACCGCACACGCCGAAGGCAGACATGCGCTGGCGGATGCCGCGCCAGCGGAACTTTTTTTCAGCGCCCTGCCCAGAATGCACAGCAAAAAGCCGCATTGCAGCCACAAGCCAAGGCTTACGGCCAGTGCCGGAGCCATGACGCCAAGACTGCCCGAAAGACTATGGACCAGTGCGGCCCCGACCGCAAGCGTAGCAACCACGGCCCACACAGCGCTGACCGCCGTGCGCCGCACCTCGCCCAGCGCGTTGCAGGCCGCCAGCAGGGAGCGGTTGACGGCAAAGGCGGGCAGACCAGGCAAATAGGCCCACAGGGCGAGACCTGTCTCGTAAGCCGCATTGTCGCCAAAGGCGCCGTGCCGCAGCAGACCTTCCACCAGACGCGGCCCCACGGCCCACAATCCTGTGGCGGCGGGCAGGCTCAGCAGCAGGGTCAAACGCAGGGCCGTGCGCAACTGATCCGAAAAAAGCGAAAATTCTCTGGCAGCTGCAAGGCGGCTTAATGTGGGCAGACTTGCCATGCCCAGACACACGCCCACCAGTCCAAGGGGCAGTTCAAGCAGGCGTTCGGCATAGTAGAGAGCAGCCACCTGCCCTCGGCCCAGGCTGGACGCCAGCGACATGGCTGCCAGCATGGCAAGTTGCGGTGCGGATGCCCCAAGCAGGCCCGCGGGCAGACGGCCAAGGCAGTTCCAGGCAAGGGATGCCGCGCGCTTTTGCAGCGAGGATTCGTTCCCGCCTGCGTTACCCTGCGCGATATCCGGCCCTTCGTCAGGCCCGGCTTTACGCAAAGGCAGCAAACGCCGCACTGCCAGCCACTGCGCCAGCCATTGCGCAATACCGCCGCAAAGCATGCCCACAGCCAGAGCTGGAGCCGCAGGCAGCAGGCCCAAGGCAGCCGCTCCTGCAAAACACAGAATGACAATATTAAACAGGGCAGGAGAAACAGCGGGCAGCCAGAACACGCCAAGGCTGTGCAAAATGGCCATGCCCAGAGCAGCCATGCCCGCCGCCAGCGTATAGGGCAGGCAGATGCGCAGCAGGTATATGGCCTCCTGCCGTTCCGGCCCATAAAAACCGGGAGCCAGAATATCAGTAAGCCATGGGGTGGCCACCAGCCCAAGCACTGTGAGCAGGGTCAGCACAAGGCCAAGCCTCACGGCCAGAGCGCGGGCCAGCAGGCGCATACTGCGGCTGCGCTCTGGCCCCACAGCATGGTCGGGCGATGCGCCCATGCGCTCCAGATGCACAAGGCTTGCCGTCAGGGTCATGGAAAGCGAGCCTTCGCCCAGCATGCGGCGCAGCACATGGGGCAGCCGCATGGCAGCCACCAGTGCGTCGGCGGCAGCGCCGCCGCCCACAAGCCAGGCCATGCTCATATCGCGCAAAAGGCCAAGCACACGCGAAACAAGGGCAAAGCCGCCCAAAAGGGCCGCCGTGCGCGCAATGCCGCCAGAATGCCCGGGGCCGTGCTCGGCAGGGCCAGAAGCGCAAGACGGGGAGGATTCCCCACCCTTGCCGTGCGCGCAGCCGCTTTCAGAAGCGATCATTGTTCCTCGTTTCAGCCATGCAAAAAATCAGGGCAGCGCGCCACCGGCAGTTCTGGGCGCGCTCACGTCAAAACAAGTGGCCTGCAAGCTGTTTGCAACAAAGATATTCCACTTCCGGCGGCGCTAGGCTTTTAACAGCCCTTGTGCCGCCGGAAGCAAAAGTGTTACAGCTACGGGCGGTGCGGATCGGGTTCGGACTTCCACGCAGCCACGGCTTCACGCACAAGGCGGTTCTGCTCTTCGGGCATGGTGTCCTTGAAGGTTTCGGCAAACACGTGGATGCGCGTGCCGCCGCGCGGCGCAAACAGCCCCTTGACACGGCACCAGCAGGGATTGAGCAGGGTGCGCAGGTCTTCCAGCACGTTGTTGGTGATGGTTTCCATAAACGACTGGTGATTGCGGAAGGCGAACATATAGAGCTTGAAGCTCTTGGATTCCACGCACAGCTCGTCAGGAATGTACTCTACCGTGATGGTGCCGCAGTCAGGCTGGCCGGTCACCGGGCAGAGCGAGGTAAATTCGGGAAAGCTGATGCTGATCACATAGGGGCGCTGGGGAAAGCAGTTGGGAAAGGCCTCCAGCAGGGCTACGCTGGGGCCGCCCTCCGGGGACTGAAGGCGGCCTGTGCCAAGAACCTTCAGGTCCTGGGTCTGATCCTGGCTGCGGGTACTCATGGGGATACTCCTTAAAATACACGGAAATGACGCTGCCGTACAGCGTTGGGGGGCCGCCGGGGCGGCGGACGCGCCATGCGCAGGCGAAAGGCCTCACTGGCTGCGCAAACGCAGGCGCGTATCAGACTTGTAACCCATTGCGCTTACGGCTACAATAATCTATTGCCCACTCCAATCCGATACCAGCCATCGGCCAGTTCCCCGGAGCAACGTATGAACATCCTGCTGCACGTACACGCCTGCAAGCGGGGCCAATGTCTGCCCCTGCTGCCTGTTGCCGCCACGGATACCGATTTTTGCCGCAGCCACGGCCTCATGATGCCCGAGCCATGGGCAATGCCCCACCTGCGGGTGGGCACATGCTTTTGCGGGGCCTGCGGCACAGCCCTGCTCAAGGTTACAGGGCGCGCCTGGATGCCCCTGCCGCCCAACACTGCACCCCCCGGCGGCAACGGGGAGGAGCCGTGGCAGGCGAGCCACGCGGTGCAGTGCCTGTTTTTGACTGCTCTGACGGATCTGCCCGAAGGCCCGCTGGAAGTAACCGCCAGAAAAACCGGCTACAGCCTTGCCTGGATAACCCTGTCGGACAAAGGCGCGCGCGGCCAGCGGCTGGATTTGAGCGGCCCCGCCATTGCTGAAATGGTCGGCTCCGCCATGCCGCTGAGCCACAGCCAGGGATTTTTGCTGCCGGATGAAGCCGCGCAACTGCGCGCCCTGCTGACGGAGCTTGCCCTGAGCCAGGGTTTTGACCTTATATGCACCACCGGCGGCACCGGGCTTTCGGCGCGTGATATCACGCCGCAAACCACTGCCGCCCTGCTCGATACGCCCTTGCCGGGCTTTACTCAGGCCATGCTGGCCGCCAGCCTTGCCAAAACGCCCCACGCGGTTATTTCGCGCGCGGCAGCGGGCACACTGGGGCAAAGCATCATCATCAACCTGCCGGGCAGCCGCAAGGCCGTTGTGGAAAACCTTGCCGCCGTACTGCCCGCCCTGCCCCACGCCCTTGCCAAATTGCAGGGCGACCCCGCCGACTGCGGCGGTTAAGGAGAACACATGGGCTTTTTTCCGCGTTCCGGCATGAGGCTTTCCACGCCTTTTGGCCAGTTTGGCGACATTTGCCGGATGATCAAGATTGAACATTCCATTTTTGCGCTGCCCTACGCCTGGGCAGGGGCGGTATTGGCAGCACGCGGCTTGCCCTCTGCGCGCAGCCTGATTTTTCTGACCATCAGCATGATCGCGGCGCGCTCATTCGCCATGGCCTTCAACCGGCTGGCCGATCTGCCCTTTGACCGCGACAACCCGCGCACACAGGGTCGCCCCCTGGTAACGGGCGTTATCAGCAAGGGGCAGACATGGGCCTTCTGCGCGCTCATGGCAGTTATCTTTATTGCCTCCTGCGCGGCGCTGAACACTGTCTGCCTGTGGCTTTCCGTGCCTGCGCTGCTCTTTGCGGCCATATACAGCCTGCTTAAGCGCTTTACGGCCCTGTGCCACTTCTGGCTGGGCGCGACGCTGGGTCTTGCCCCGCTGGCTGGCTGGCTTTCGGTCAATCCCGCAAGCCTTGGCCTTGCGGCTGTGCTGCTGTTCTGGGCTGTTACCTTTTGGGTGGCGGCATTTGACATTTACTATGCATTTCAGGACATGGATTTTGACGTGGCCTTTGAGCTGCATTCCGTGCCTGCTTCTTTTGGGCCGGATACGGCCCTGACGCTGGCCGCGTTTTCGCACGCCATGACGTCCATCTTTCTGCTGCTGGCGGGCTTTGCCGCCGGGCTTTCCTGGCCATGGTACGTGGTGTGGTTCGGCATCAGCGTCATGCTGCTTGTGGAGCACAGGCTCATGAAGCCGCAGGATCTGCGCCATGTGAACACGGCCTTTTTTACCATCAACGGCATCATTTCGCCGGTCGTGCTGGCTGGCGTGTTGCTGGGCATCTATATCTGACGGAGAGGCAATGCCGCGCAAAAAACAGTACCAATGGAAATCCAGCGACGAGGCGGAAGGCTTTGACTTGCCGCCCAGCCGCTCTGAAAAAAAACGCCAGAGCCTTGCCCTGCAAAACATGGGCGAAGAGCTGACGCGCCTTGGCCCGCAGGAAGTCAAAAACCTTGACCTGCCCGCAGACCTCAGGGAAGCGCTGCAACTTTACGCCCGCATAGGCGACCACGAAGGCCGCCGCCGCCAGATGCAGTTTATTGGCCGCGTCATGCGCGAGATTGACCCCGCGCCCATCCGCGCCATGCTGGATGCCCGTCGCGAGGTCTCAGCAGCAGCCACCGCGGCCCTGCATCAGGCAGAGCAGTGGCGCGACCGCCTGCTGAGCGCTGACCAGGGAGAACTTGCGGGCCTGGTGGCAACCCTGCTGACCGCAAGGGCACTGCCAGAGCAGGACGCAGAAGAGCCAGAGGCCACGGGCAAGGCCGCTCTGCCAAGCCAGGATGAACTCATGACCATGACCCTTGCCGCCCGCAAGGAAACTGCGGAGAACACCTCCCCGCAGGCCCGGCGCGCGCTTTTTCGCGCCATCCACGGCATGCTGAAGGCGTAATCCCGGTGATTTTGGCCTTCCAACCCTGTGCTTTTTCATAAAAATAAAAAAATTGCGCAGGAATGCTTGACGATCACCTACGGTTAGGATAGAAGCTTTCTTCGTTGCTACGCCCTTGTAGCTCAGTCGGTAGAGTGCATCCTTGGTAAGGATGAGGTCAGCAGTTCAATCCTGCTCAAGGGCTCCACAAAGAATCAAAGGACTTACGGAGAAATCCGCAAGTCCTTTTTTTTATATCCCCGCCTGCCAGAGATTTCAGACAAAAAAAGCCGCCCCTGCGGACGGCCAAAACCTGTATACATCTGCACATCAGGGAAGCTGCGGCGGTTGCGGCACCAAGGCCCGGTACGGGCCGCGCATGCTGTACACAAAGTTTGCCATGCGCGCATCGCCGCTGATCACGAGCATGAGCAAAAGCTTGGACTGCGCATCCTCGCGCACAATGCCGTAGCCCTTCACGCCCTTCTGCTCAAAAGTAAATTCCCACTGGCCATTGCTGCGAAAAACAGGCGTTGAACCCTGCAAGCGTTTGGCATTGCCCCTGGCGGCCTGCTCGGCCTCGCCAGCATTGGCAGGCCCCACAATAATGAGCGCAGAACTTTTGTGATCCTTCTGCCCCATCACAACCTGCACGGCTTCCTGCACCTTGGTGGGGCCATTCACCACCACCCAGTCCGCGGGCAGATCAAGGCTGTAATATTTTGTTGTCAGGGGCGCGGCCTGCGCCTGCGCTGCAAGCAGAACCGTCAGCACAAGCAGGGGTAAACCCCGCATAACAAGCCGGATAAATTTCTGGGGCATGGCAGTCTCCATTGCATTCCTAGGATGCCGGAGTGTACGGCTCTCCGGCTTGCCTGTCCACACGCCATGCTGCGGATACCTGGGCGGCGGATATCTGCGCGATAAGGACGCGCGCCCTCTTGCCGGAGAAGATTCATACCTGTAGTATGCGCGAGATGAGGATAGTATGCTGAAACTACGAGCACTGCGCGCCCGACTTTACGAAAATCGTTTTGAACTGCTCATGCTCTCGCTGTGGTGCGTGTTCATTCTGAACATCATATTTCCAGAAAACATCTACCGGGGCACGGCGCAGGCAATCTATCTGCCTATCCAGCTGCTTGCTGCTCTTGTACTTTTTGAGTTCAAACCGCGCATTCTGCGGCTTGTCCTGTTTTTCGGCGCACTGCTCATTGTGGGCCGGGCCATGGATCTGTTTTTTATCAAGACCATGAAAGAGGAATTGCTGCTGCTCTATCTGTGTTTTTTCGGCAGCATCATGTTTGAGGTATTCCGGCAGATATCCCACGCGCAGATGTTTACGACCAAAATCGTCTACGCTGCGGTGTGCGGCCTGTTGCTCATTGGCTATTGCGGCTATTTTCTGTTTCTGTCCATCGAGTTCCATCAGCCGGGTTCTTTCAAAGGGCTGGGCGCGGGCGACCAAGCGGCCAACGACCTGTTTTACTTCAGCTACGTGACCATCCTCACCATCGGCTACGGCGATATTACGCCTAAAACCTGGATTGCCAAAAATGCCACAGTGCTTGTGGGTTTTACCGGCTATCTCTATTCCATTGTTGTTATTGCCCTTATCGTGGGCAGGGCCCACCGCACGCCGCGCAGCACCGTTGCCCCCACAAAAAAACCAGCCCCGCTGCCTGCGCGCTCTCCGCAATCATCTTCCGCCAAAAAACCGCCGGAAGCCTGACCTCATCCTGATTCTGCACCAGCTTCACGCCAGAGGTCAGCAGCACACGGCCAGCCTGATTTATGCACGCCTTATGAGGGGCGCTTAGACCACCCGCTCAGGCCTTGCGCTTGAACATCCACACGGCAACGCCCACAGCCACCGCGCTGATGCAGGCAATCTTGCCAAGGCTCACCGCTGCCGCAGCCACGGTGATATCTTTCAGAAAAACCCCCTGCACAATGGTGGTAAAATGCCGCATGGGGTTCAGCTGGCTGGCGTATTGCAAAAATGGCGGCATGTTGATGACGGGCGTAACCGCGCCGGAAATAAGAATACACGGCACCCCTACGGTAAAGGCCCCCAGAAAGGCCTGCTGCTGCGTGGCAGATAACGACGAGACCATCAGCCCCACCCCGCCCGAAGCCATGGCAAAAACCAGCATGGCCACATAGAGCAGCACCAGAGAGCCGGTAAACGGCACCCCGAAACCGAAAATAGATATGAGCAGAAAAATTGTGCCGTGCACCAGCCCCACCAGACAACCCGGCACTAATTTGGCAAGGGCAATCTCCGTAGGGGTGGCCGGAGAAACCAGCAACTGGTCAAAGGTGCCCACCTCGCGCTCCCGCGCTACGGAAAGCCCCGTCACCACCAGCCCCAGCATAAAGCCCAGCATGCCTATAAGGTTGGGCAAAAAGAACCACTGAAATTCCAGATTGGGATTGAACCAGCAGCGCACGCGCACATCCAGCTTGGGCGCTCCGCCTGCGTCAGTTGCAGCGCCGAGCGCCATTTGCCCCCGTGGCGTGGATTCCCCAATGCCGCGCACAATGGTTTCAAGATAATAGGAGGCAATCTGCGCCGCATTGGAGCGCCTGCCGTCAAGTATCACCTGCATCTGCGCTGGCGCACCTGCATCGACCCTGCGGGAAAATTCATCATCAAACACCATGACAAACAGGGCTTTTTGCCGCTCGATAGTCGGGCGAATATCCGCCTCGCCATCCAGAAATGTCACGCTGCGGAAGGTATGCGACCCCTGTAGCCTGCGTACGATCTCGCGGCTCCAGTTGCCGCTGTCATGGTTGAGCACGGCCACATCCACATTGCGCACTTCCATGGTGGCCGCCCAGCCAAACACCACAATCTGCATGAGCGGCGGCACAATAATGAGCATGCGCGAAACCTTGTTGCACAGCAGAACCAGCAGCTCCTTGCGCACAATGGTCGCCATGCGCCGCAGGTTCAGACGGGGCAGCGTTATCCTAACCATCATGCGTCCAGCCTTTTGACAAGGTTGCGGTACACCAGCCCCAGCAATACCGAGGCCAGCAGCCCCATGAACAGCAGGCTGGGGCCAAACACGCCCCACACGTCCCCGGTCAGGAAAATGGTACGTAAACAGGTATTGAAGTAGCTGGCGGGCAAAAGCCGCGTCAGGGCCTGAAGCACGGGCGGCATGCTGTTGATGTCAAACACAAAGCCCGAGAGCAGCAATGCGGGCAAAAAGCCGGAGAACAATCCCGCTTCAGCCGCCACCAATTGCCCGCGCAGTGTTACGGAAATCAGCAGCCCCTGACCCAGCGCGCTCAGCATGAATACGGACGACAAGAGCACAAGTACCCACAAGGAGCCGCGAAACGGCACGGCAAAGAGCGTCACCGCCGCCACCGCGCACAGGGCCATGCTGAACATGCCCATGCAGAAATACGGAATCAGTTTGCCCAGCAGCAGTTGCATGCGGCTTACTGGCGTGGCGAACATGGCCTCCATGGTGCCGCGTTCCCACTCGCGGGCAAATACCAGGGAGGTCAACAGTGTGCCGATAAGCGTCATGATAACGGTTATGGCCCCCGGCACAAGAAACTGCACACTCTTGGCAGCAGGGTTGTACCAGAAGCGCGGCTGAATATTGATGGGCAGCGCTGCTGCAACGCCATCCGGCAAGGCCGTGCGCTGCCAGGCCATAATCAGCCCCTGGCTGTAGTTCTGGATATACTGGGCCGTATTGGGTTCTGAACCGTCCACGAGCACCTGCACGGCCCCGGCACTGCCGCGCTCAAGCTGCTCGTCAAAATCCTGCTGGATCACCAGTATGCCCTGCACCACAGAATCGCGCATCATACGCCCGGCCTCGGCCATGGTTCCCACAGGGCGCGTGGCAAACCACGGGGAGTGGGCAAAATCCGCCGCAAGGCTCAAAGAATGCCGCCCGCCGCTCTGATCCAGCACAGCCACCCGCAGCACGCCCGCATCCAGGGTAATGCCGTAGCCAAAGAGCAGCAGAAAGATGAAAGGCAAAACCCCGGCCACAAGATAGGATGAGGGATCGCGCACGATCTGCTGAAATTCCTTGCCCACCAGGGCAAAAAGCTGTCGTAACCAGATATTGCTTTGCATGTGTGCCGGGCCGTTTGTTGTGGATCGGGCAGCAGAACCTTACGAAAAAAATCTTCTGTCTCGCGGCCTGCTACTGCGGATGCTCCCTGTCGTATCTTTCAATGTTGGCAATAAAGGCTTCTTCCAGCGTGGGGTCTTCCACCTCGGTGCAGGATGCCTTGAGTTCGTCCGGTGTTCCCATGCTGATCATGGCACCGCGGTAGATCAGCGCGATGCGGTCGCAGTATTCTGCCTCTTCCATGAAGTGGGTCGTCACCAGCACAGCGGCCCCGGCTGTGGTCATGGCGGAAATGTGCTTCCAGAAATCCCGGCGGGTGCGCGCGTCCACGCCAGAGGTCGGCTCGTCAAGAAACAGCACGGGCGGCTCGTGCAGGGTGGCGCACAGCAGGGCCAGCCGCTGCTTTTGCCCAAGCGGCAGCGAGCCTGTGCGGCTGCGCAGATAGGGCTGCAATTCAAGCGCCTCGGCCAGCTCGGGCAAAAGGGCGTTGCGCCGTTCCTTGGACAGACCATACAGCTCGGCAAAAATATTGATGTTTTCACGCACGGGAATATCCGGGTACAGCGAAAACTTCTGCGCCATGTAGCCCAGACGCGAGCGGGCCTCGCTGCCCGCGCGCAGCAGATCTACCCCGTCCACGGCGCAACTGCCGGATGTGGGGCGCGAAAGCCCGCAGAGCATGCGGAATGTGGTGGACTTGCCCGCCCCGTTGGGCCCAAGCAGGCCAAAAATTTCACCGGGCCGCACATCAAAGGAGATATCGCGCGCCGCCACAAATGCGCCAAACCGTTTGGTGAGGTTGCGGGCCAAGATGGAAAAAGTCGGGCCGGAATCAGCGGAAGCAAAGGACGAAGCCGCATCTGACGAAGCGGCAGCCGAGGGAGGCGCTCCTGCCGCGCCCTCTGGCGCCAGAGCAATGCTGCCACCGCCACTGCCCTGAGTGCCCGCGTGGTTGCCGCCGTTGTGGGACACATTCAGTTTGCCGTAGGGCGAAGGGCTCTGGTTGATGCCGCCAACGGCGCTCATGTAGGCGTCTTCCAGCCGTGGGGCCACGGCCTCGCCGCCACGGGCCAACACCTCGCGCCGCAGATTGTCAGGGGCATTTGCCGCCAGCACAAGCCGGATGCGGCTGCCCTGAATAAGGGCATCTTCAATGCCCGAGCGCATGGTCCAGAGGGTCAATTCCTTTTTATGCATTCCCGCATCGGCCCGCAGCAGAAAAACCCGCCCTTCGGCCCGCGCGGTGAGTTCCTCCGGCGGCCCGGCAAACAGTACACGCCCGCTGTCCAGCATGATCACGCCGGGGCAGCGCTCGGCCTCGTCCAGATAGGCGGTGGACCACACAACCGTCATGCCTCCCTGGCTCAAATCCTGCACCATGCGCCAGAGTTCACGGCGCGACTGCGGGTCAACGCCCACGCCGGGTTCGTCAAGCAGCAGCAGGCGCGGCGCCCCTAGCAGAGCGCAGGCGATGCCCAGTTTCTGCTTCATGCCGCCAGACAATCTGCCCGCAAGGCGCTCGGTAAAAGGGGCAAGGTTCGTGAATCCCAGCAACTTTTCAAACACGCGGTCGCGTTCTGCCCCTTCAAGCCCGCGCAGGCTGGCATGCAGCCGCATGTTGGCCATGACGGAAATATCTTCATACAGGCCAAAGCGCTGCGGCATGTAGCCAATGCTGTTGGGCTGGCTGCGCATAAGCTCTGCCGGGCTTTGCCCAAAGAGGTTTGCGCGCCCTTCGCTTGGCGGCATAAGACCCGCCATGATGCGCATGAGCGTGGTTTTCCCCGCCGCGTCAGGCCCCACCAGCCCGGTGATGCGCCCGGCGGGGATGACCGCGTTCACGCCGTCCAGAGCGGTGACGGCCTCGCGCCCCTTGCCGAAGCGCATGACCAACCCCTCCAGGCAGACGGCCTGGGCATCGGCGGCGTTGTCGCTCATGGCGCGGGCGTATCCTGCAAAATAATTGTCACGGGCATGCCCTGCCGCATGACGTTTTCCGGATCCTGCGCCTGTACGCGCAGCCGGTAGACCAGAGCCGTGCGCACCTCGCGCGTTTCAACGGTCTTGGGGGTAAATTCCGCCGTGGGCGAAATAAAGCCCACCGTGCCGGGAAAGCTCTTTCCTGGCGCTGCGTCCACCAGAATCTTCACAGGCATGCCGGGTTTGACGCGCCCCAGATTGGGTTCGTCCACATAGGCCCGCAGCCACAGGGGGTCGGCAAGGGTGAGGGTGTACACGGTCTGCCCGGCCTGCACTATGGCCCCGGCCTCGCGGGCGCGGGTCAGCACAATGCCCTTTTGCGGCGCGGCAAGCACTGCGTCGCGCAACTGGATTTCCGCATGATTGAGGGCTGCGGCAGCAGCGGCAACAGCGGCCTTTTGCGCCAGAACTTCCTCTTCCCGGTAGCCGGAAAGCAGCATGTCCAGCTGGTCCTGATTGGAACGCAGCTTGGCGCTGGCCTCGCTGTACTGGGCGCGGGCGTTGTCCAGATCTTTTTGCGAAATAGCGTTGGAAACGCGCATGGCCGCCACGCGGTTCAGGTTGATTTGCGCGTTTTCTGCCAGGGCGGCAGAGCCGCTCACCGCAGCGCGGGCCTGAGCGATTTCTTCCACGCGGTAGCCGCGCTCAAGACGCAACAGGGAGGCCTGCTGCCTTTCAAGTTCTGCGGCGGCCTGATCGCGCTGCTGGGTCAGCAGATCATCGTCAATCCGGGCCAGTGCCTGACCGGGGGCGACGGCATCGCCTTCGTCAACAAGCACTTTTGCAATGCGCCCGTTAACGCGAAAGCTCAGGTCAACCTGCCGTATATCCACATTGCCATACAGCACAAGCTGATCTCCATCATGCCGCAGCCACTTCCACAATAATACAACCAGCAACAGCACAGCCAGCGCCGCGCAAAAAATCAGAATCTTACGGGGAACAGTCATATTCCTCCCAGCTTGCATTCACCGCAAGCAGTACCGCGCCAGATAATTTTATGACGGGGCAGTTGCCCCGCTACCTGGCAGAATAGCTAGAGGAGGGGGGCTTGTCCATGCGGCACAACACATACAATACAATAGTTGATTTCGGCGAGTTTGTGGGGCATGCAAAAGAAGCAGCAAAATGCTGCCAGGAACACGTCTTAAACTATACCGGGGACATCATGACAAACCATTCGCCTGTTTTCAGCATCGCCAGTGTTATGAGGGTTACAGCGATGTTTGCACTCACCTTGATCCTGTACGCCCCGGTCAGCCCCGCCGCGCAACAGCCAAAGGAATTTCCCGATGCCGCTGCGGTAGAAAACATTGCCGCGCAAGGTTTTGTTTATGGCCTGCCCATAGTGATGCACTACGCCGTCACCTACGAATACTCCGTTGACACCAAGTCCCCGCAGTACAAAGCGCCCTTCAACGCCCTGCGCAACGGGGCGCGGGTGTTCACCTACAAGGATACCGTGGTCATCACGCCCAACAGCG
It encodes:
- a CDS encoding efflux RND transporter periplasmic adaptor subunit, encoding MTVPRKILIFCAALAVLLLVVLLWKWLRHDGDQLVLYGNVDIRQVDLSFRVNGRIAKVLVDEGDAVAPGQALARIDDDLLTQQRDQAAAELERQQASLLRLERGYRVEEIAQARAAVSGSAALAENAQINLNRVAAMRVSNAISQKDLDNARAQYSEASAKLRSNQDQLDMLLSGYREEEVLAQKAAVAAAAAALNHAEIQLRDAVLAAPQKGIVLTRAREAGAIVQAGQTVYTLTLADPLWLRAYVDEPNLGRVKPGMPVKILVDAAPGKSFPGTVGFISPTAEFTPKTVETREVRTALVYRLRVQAQDPENVMRQGMPVTIILQDTPAP
- a CDS encoding ATP-binding cassette domain-containing protein codes for the protein MSDNAADAQAVCLEGLVMRFGKGREAVTALDGVNAVIPAGRITGLVGPDAAGKTTLMRIMAGLMPPSEGRANLFGQSPAELMRSQPNSIGYMPQRFGLYEDISVMANMRLHASLRGLEGAERDRVFEKLLGFTNLAPFTERLAGRLSGGMKQKLGIACALLGAPRLLLLDEPGVGVDPQSRRELWRMVQDLSQGGMTVVWSTAYLDEAERCPGVIMLDSGRVLFAGPPEELTARAEGRVFLLRADAGMHKKELTLWTMRSGIEDALIQGSRIRLVLAANAPDNLRREVLARGGEAVAPRLEDAYMSAVGGINQSPSPYGKLNVSHNGGNHAGTQGSGGGSIALAPEGAAGAPPSAAASSDAASSFASADSGPTFSILARNLTKRFGAFVAARDISFDVRPGEIFGLLGPNGAGKSTTFRMLCGLSRPTSGSCAVDGVDLLRAGSEARSRLGYMAQKFSLYPDIPVRENINIFAELYGLSKERRNALLPELAEALELQPYLRSRTGSLPLGQKQRLALLCATLHEPPVLFLDEPTSGVDARTRRDFWKHISAMTTAGAAVLVTTHFMEEAEYCDRIALIYRGAMISMGTPDELKASCTEVEDPTLEEAFIANIERYDREHPQ
- a CDS encoding ABC transporter permease, with product MQSNIWLRQLFALVGKEFQQIVRDPSSYLVAGVLPFIFLLLFGYGITLDAGVLRVAVLDQSGGRHSLSLAADFAHSPWFATRPVGTMAEAGRMMRDSVVQGILVIQQDFDEQLERGSAGAVQVLVDGSEPNTAQYIQNYSQGLIMAWQRTALPDGVAAALPINIQPRFWYNPAAKSVQFLVPGAITVIMTLIGTLLTSLVFAREWERGTMEAMFATPVSRMQLLLGKLIPYFCMGMFSMALCAVAAVTLFAVPFRGSLWVLVLLSSVFMLSALGQGLLISVTLRGQLVAAEAGLFSGFLPALLLSGFVFDINSMPPVLQALTRLLPASYFNTCLRTIFLTGDVWGVFGPSLLFMGLLASVLLGLVYRNLVKRLDA